In Rhodamnia argentea isolate NSW1041297 chromosome 1, ASM2092103v1, whole genome shotgun sequence, the genomic window GGTCGGTCGGTTTTCTGAATACGTAGTACTATGAATAGTGTAAGGTGGTGAGCGCTCGAAATCGGCATTCAATGCTGACTTATTAATTCAGATGAAGGTacttcaaaaacaaaagagatcACATTTGTATTCACATATagtaacaaaaagaaataattacacGAGCTCGAAAGATAAATACCCACGTCCCCGATTTGCGAATAATTTCATCTTGACTTGTGTAATTTCTCGTTTGCCCCATTATTCATatgatctttttttaatttcatttgtaTGCATTTTCTAACTTTCACATGATGGTGATTAATCAGATATTTTACGTGTTCGCATGAATTGATAATTTAAATATGATCCGTCGAATGATATGAAATATAGATTCGATAAATCATTTCTAGAATACATGATAACAAAAGTATTCAATAGGAAATGGTCTCAAGGTATAATTAAGTTAATATTGCCTCTCGTTAGCAGTAGTAAGCAATTAGGCAAAACTGTGGCAACCTGACAATTATGTCGGATTATTAAACAGATTAACGACTAAGCACTTGGCCTCCACTAAGTTCGATTGACAACTATGTAAATCTCGACATCATCCATCTGCACAACGATTGGACATACTACATTTTCTCCGATAAATTATGGGTATTgcacctttttattttattttttaacatatTTAAGTACGAGCCATTTAATTGTCATATTGCTTCATTTAAGACTCCAATCACCGAGATACGTCGCAAAATGATTTCGCGGTAAGAAGAAACCTGAATCGACCCAACTGCTACACGCGCTCTGTCGTCAGATTTGCGTCatccatcctctctctctctctctaactaatTAAAGACTGAAAAATGATTACATAAATATGTTTTGACAGATTTTTCAAGTCTCTCTTCATGTCCCCTTCTACACTCTCTCCCTCATTTATATTCCCTCCTGGGTTTGCtaccttcttctctcttctccatgTTCTTGCTTCTCTCTCTGAACATCTTGATTTCTAAAATCTCTCTGCAGCAACAGCCAAATCAAGATTTTGCTTCAACCCTCTTGATATCATCTTCAATCATCCAGTGCCTTCGATTTCTTTCCCAGCTTTGAGTCATCGTTGAGTGGATGTTGTTGTTCTTGTCACAACACACGAACAGAGAAGGCTTtcttggtttctttctttttggtggggGGGACATGGATCTTGTGACCAAGGCCTCACTGATCCATGTCTCTGAGACCATCCCTCCTTCCGCAAGTGAGGCAGCCACCACGCTTGCTCACACTCCTCTGCACAACTCGGGCACGGGCTTCCCAATCATGGCCATTGCCATCATAGGCATCCTAGCCACAGCCTTCTTGCTGCTCGGCTACTACGTGTTCGTGATCAAGTGTTGCCTGAATTGGCACCGGATCGATCTCCTCAGCCGGTTCTCCCTCTCGCGGAGAGGCGGCCGCCGCCCCGAAGACACCTTATTGATGTACTCTCCGGCGATGATGGAGCCCCGAGGCCTCGACGACGCGGTTATTCGATCGATCCCTATACTCCAATTCAGGAGCAGGGGCGGCAAGAGCAGAGATTTTGGGGAGAGGAGCTTTTGTGAGTGCGCGGTCTGCTTGAATGAGTTCCAAGAGGATGAGAAGCTCAAGATCATCCCATATTGCAGCCACGTGTTCCACATCGATTGCATTGACATTTGGCTCCAGAACAATGCCAATTGCCCGCTCTGCCGGACAAGCGTCTCTAGCGCAGTGGCGGCGGggctgctgctgccgccgccACGGTTCCCGCCTGACCATATCATTGCGCCGAGCTCAACCCCAGAGGAAACAAGCCCTTACGACAACGGGGCAACAGTCGGCCGGGACGAGGACTTTGTGGTGATTGAATTGGGAAGGCCAGAGGATGCTGGTCCTGAGGGGCAGAGCCAGAGCCAGAGGCTGCGGATAGGGCGTGAGAGAATGCAATCCGGCgggtcgtcatcatcatcactaaCTCAGGCCATTAGCCCTTCCCTGGGGAAGTTGGAAAAGAGCGGATTGGCCAAGAAAGGAAGGGCAAGGAAGCTTCACAAGATGACGAGCATGGGTGATGAGTTCATCGACATtagggagagagatgatgagTTCTTGGTTCAGCCAATTAGGAGGTCAATCTCAATGGACTCATCTGCCGATAGACAGCTATTTTTGGCAGTCCGAGAGATTTTGAGGcagaagagagaggaggcggTCAGGTTCAGTGAAGCTAATGACATTAGTCCTCAAAATCAAGAGGGttgcagcaacagcagcaacagcagcaacagGGTGAGGAggacattcttttcttttgggcatGGTAGGGTCTCGAGAAGTGCAGTTCAACCTGTTTGCTTGGAACCTTAGGAAATAGGGAAACAAACTTCTTCCCcatttttttgtctatttttctttctttagaaATTTCAGGTTATTTTTGCTCgtaagttcctttttttttcttttgtcacatGTACCGAAAAGTATAggactttattaaaaaaaatattagtggGATTCAAAATGTGAAAGGCTAGCTGGATTTAATCTGTGGGTTGGTGGTGCCATGACATCATTTGGTGGAACCACTAACTCTAATTTAAGCATTTTTCATGGCATATTCAGAAAACAATTGCATGGCTGGTTTTTGAAATAGAAGGGTGAAGGGaccgagaaagaaagagaacaaaaatatTTGGTAGAATTGGGGAGAGGGTAGGGGCCCATTTTTAGCTGCCTCTTTTATGGTTAGGGAATGGAGAGGTCCCTTTTCTATTTGCAATAATCATATGTCCACCAACTTAAATTTGTCAACTACTAAGGATGTTGGTGAGAGAAGATTGGAGTTCCATCACTTTATTGTTAAGCAAATTTTCAATCCTCAATACTGTAATCACTTTAGTTCCAGCACATGAAAGCATGAGACAAACCTTAATGTGTTGGGTAGGTGCCACTCCTAAGGGTTTCGTATCCAATTCGGGAGGCTCTATGAAAGGATCcacaaacaatgaaaaatcaccatttgtatttttttcgtttgggggtgtgggggtgggggtgggcgTGGggtggtggggtggggtggggttgGGGGGTTTGTGTTGAAGAAGGTTGGGCCGACGAGGACCGAATTGATCACCACACATGGGACACATTATGACATCTCTGTAGGTGTGTAATTTGAGAATGGAATGAACTCCTTGCCGATCGACTGGAGTTGGGAGAACGTCGAAAAGGTTCAGACAAGATGTCACTTCTGATGGACTTTTAAGATGACAAAAGGGTAGGAATTAAGTGAGTCACAAACCGAAATGGTAGAGTTTTGCACAAATATATCgaccaacatgtttggaggagTTTATTCAATTCCAAGTCTCTGTGAATGGGTTTACAAGTAAAACCCATCTCAAAGGATCATCAATCCGAGTATTCCTTCTAACGAAACGAATTCACCTTTGTGGAACGAATCAGATTGTTATTAGGGGAAACTCCAAAAAAGAGCCCTCAACTAttctcgttttttcaaataagggcatgaagtggactttgtttcaaataagagcttaaagtgCCATCATTGTTTTAAAGAAAGGCCTAAAGTGATTatggttgtttcaaataagggccccaccTCATCGATCGaccaaatttttcaatcaatccaGGGTCTTTTTGTAGAAgtataaatttaatctaattttttgttaaattaaattaaaaaaacaaaaagttaaaaaaagaaaaaaacacagcTAGGAAGACCGACCTCTTGCCTATGGTCGCCACCCTACCACCGGTGGGGTGGCGGCTTTGGTCGTCGGGGTCGCCGACACCTCGGCAAGGGCCGGTGACCCCGCTAATGAGAGGTGAGGGCCTGCTTCGGGAGAGGGCTGTGACCATTGGCTGGGATCGGATCGAGGTAGACGGCCCTCGCCCGAGTCCCTTCGACCCACCCCGGGTCCCGGCTGAGGGCTCGATGGCCGCAGCCCTTGGCCggacctaggcgagggccgccgaccctcgcctagatccggaaGAGGATCGTGGCCCTCTCTTGGCTGCGGCGAGGGGCAACATGCCCTTGCCGAGGTGTTGTCGTCCCCAACGGCCATAACCGCCGCCCCACGGTGGTGGGGCGGCGGTCACAAGCTgtatgtttctttgttttttacttttttttttcaaaatctctaaaaaaaataaaaaaggaaaaaataagttaaaacaatgaatgaccaaaatgcccctaaaTAAAGTGACTCAAGCCCTTTTTTAagactaatatagtcacttaaggcctttatttggaataatgtgcacttcaggccctttttggCACAATGGGGGCAttttagacctttatttgaaataatatctagttcatatcattatttgaaaaaatgagggcaactggggcccttttttttaaaaatttccctTGTTATTATGCGTAGATGATAAAACGACTAAAAGGCTTGCGATTTCACTTTGGAAGGTCCAATCTTTCAGCTGTAAGTCACAAAGAAACAAATGGGTGAGTCTTCTAATCGCGAAATGGATTGGATGCCCTTAAGCGAGCTAAAAGGTTGAATGactttcatataaaaaaaaataattataaccAAAAGAATTGCATTTATTTCTATAATCTCTCTCTCAttaatttcataatataaatgCCCAATTACACCAACAATATATCATCTTAGTCTGCATCTTATTATCACTTTGCCTAGAGAAGATTGTTAATTTTAATTTACGATCTCACATTTAATCACAAAAGCTACATAGACGATGACCGCTTATGAACACGCAATtaattgccaaatttttttatcaaatagtttgagcaaaaatttatttcaaagttgaaaattaggATTCAGTCTAATTATCTCGCCGATCTTAACCTTGTGGATGTTCTTTCCGAATAATACTTTCTAAAGTTGAACGTTGCTTATgttgtgctttcttttgagcttgTCAATCTATAAATCAAAAGTAACAACTTTCTCTAGACAAAGTGATACCAAAATGAGGGAAAAGATGATATCTTGTTGGGTGTGATAGAGCATTTGTATAGTGAAACTAATGAGAGAGATGGCAGAAATAAAGGCAGTTTTGTTTATTAACTAATaatgaaagaaacaataaattgaaaagagagGAAGGACAGTATCTCGGCCAGTTAACTGAAAACAAAAAGTGTCATAGCCAAAATGATGGTGGAAATAGGGTAGTCCAAAAAACTTGTCAAAAGTATCACTAGATCATAGCATCAAAAGAAAGGATAAGTGtaataaaagtcctaaaattagtAATGAAAGACCATCAACtcttaaaaatataaaacaatgttataaagtcttaaaacttactgttgacaaaaaaaaaattaaaacttttcaTGGAAACACAATCAAGTACTTTCCTTTAGTTTTGTCAATTCTAACTAACAGAAAAATCTAAATGAAATTTTAACGTTTTTTAGGACATGGAGTGATGCTGCAGGAGCAAAATACCCTatgaaaagggcaaaaatgaagagagagagagaggaggggggggaaAGGATAGAAGCACCAATGGTCGACCCGTCTTGCCAAATTCACACAAGGATGATATCCATCATTGTGATTAAGTGAAGATGTACTCGCCCTCATCCTTAACTTTCACCCAAGCCCGATCGACCACCTCATGGGGGTCAGTCGACGCTCTGTGTAGGTAGACATGGTTGTTCGACCTCATGCAGAGGTGCTAAGAGGTGGTGCAACCATTGTGCAATGGCTTGTTCACACCGCCCTCGTTTAGGGCCAGGTGAGGGTTGTCAGCCCTCCCCCACCATGACCCCTACAAGGATCGCTGATGGCCCTTCGCCACTCCTTGCTCTTtggtctctccctctctctatagCTTTCAATTTTTAGTGTTTTTCTAATATGGCATTCACTTGAAAGCACTTCACTTCTCATTATGCCTCaatatttttagaaagaaaaatgcCACGCAAATTCTTTTATGTCACTCAATGTAGACCGGAGTTAACGGAATTACTTCTTGCAACTGTTTTacataagttttaggatttaattgcattaTTTGATAGTTTTAGAATATGACTACATTTTTATcgtaagttttaaaaatttgtatgCACTTATCTTTTAAGATAATTGGCCCATCCACGTAAGAAGCTCAATTTGTTCTTCTTGAAGGGACGTACAAGTcccgaccaacaaaaaaaaaaaaaaaaaaaaaaaagggacgtACAAGGGCAAGAGAGGTATTTCTTCCTCAAGGTCAATGGACTCTCGCGAGGCGAGTCGCTTCAAATCGAGTTAGGACTTCGTTGTGCATTCTTTATCACCAAAGAAAGAGCTCATGTATATAATTGTCCTGTCTAAGTGTGAATGATATTACGGCCCTAAATTCACGTTGGAAGGCTTGTAAAATTCAGTGGGAAGACCAAGACTTCATGTCCACCACATGACCCAAACACATCCAAATAGAGAAATCAAACCCTTATCCTATTCTATAGATGGATATTACACACACGATTCATTATTTGCATTGTGGGCACGATGGTATGGCAGACTATATTTGGTCGCTGGAACAATTATTTTCCACTTTCGTTGGCACTTGGCAGTGCAGAGACAGCCAAAACTTTCTTTCACGATCTGCAATTTGGACAAGTTGTCGAGACGTGTCCGTGGTCATATCAATTTTCTTATCGATACCATAGTATACCAGACTATATAACATGCCTTTCCTATgcttgtttctctctctcttttgttatGACGTGCCACTAAATACCTTACAAACCTCATTGAGCATATGTTCGGCTGTTTAGCCAGGAATGGCTTCATGTGACGAAATACCTTTCACCAAAAGTTGAATCTTTGATTTGAATCGGGTTTCGTGGCAATTTAGATAGTAAGTGTTGAGTACCAAAATAAGAACTAGTGCTCATTACTCTAATGGAAAGTACGTATGGGAACTAGAAagttaaattgataaattgaaaaaacattATTTGTGTTGATGATAGGGGTTTTACAAAGAGTGCAATATGGCTATATAAAGCCTATAATCTATGGTTACAATGgttattaaatttaaaaagacaACTTCCTAATCCTGTCTTCAAAACAAATAACTTCCTAATCCTATTTGAATGACAAAAAGTTACAACAACACTTATTCACAAGAAGTTACAAAAATCATAGAATAGTGGTAATAAACACAACTTTCCAGCAGTCATGTTTTTGAGTTGATTGCCCGCTGTCAACGACTTCTTGTAGATGCTTTTCAAGTTGTCAACTGttctttttgttgatgatttcaGCTGTTCACTAAACTCTGCTATTATTGACTACGTCAGTCACTTGTCGATTATAATAAAAAGTTGATCATTTTTGGATGTCAATTTAAAATAACTGAATGTTTTACCGATCGTCTGATTCTTTTAAATTAGTTATTGAGTAGTTATTACCAAAAGTTGGCCCTCTATTTCTAGTTTTAAATAGTTTCTCATACTTAGATACTCTAGTTgctaattgaaaataaattaacaaaatcttGGCCTTCGAATCTTTCTATAATATTAAATTCGGTAAAAAGACATCTTaattgtcaatatttgtgtacgacgctcactttggtgctaatattttttgggatcgcttaagtgtcaatattttttaaaaaactattatttaagtgccaatttcgatGAAGTCGCTGGAATTTCTTTCCGTTGGCaccaaaatgatcattttttcttcgatttggtactaaacaaatcattttttggatcactttgaaaaacgattatttaaatgACATAGGTGCACCATTGGCCTTATATTTTGAGCGTTTGGCATTGGTCCATTTTGGTTTACTAAATTGGTAATTCtatttttactattttgacCAACatcaataaatggagaaagattAGGAACGTACCCTATTACCATTAGATTGACTTGAAATGGTGGTGGTTGTTTGGAGTATCCTAGCCTCGAAAGAGCATCATTCACAACATTAATGACATTGGCTCGACCGCATCTGACATATGACTCACGATgtaattggccatttcattatgTTGTTCCTTGAGCAATCTTCTCATGGTAAACACCAAGTTGGAATCTGGAACAATATCAGTTAATTGTCTTCAATATGATGCTTTGGTAGATTAAGTTTTTCCCATTGATTGCCTTTTGCCGCTCTCTCGACAATTGAAGATTTAGAATGTGCATTAATTTCATCAACAGTTTGTCACACTAGATTGTTGTTTTCTAGCAATATTATCGGACTCTGGTTAATTTCTAGTTCTTGTCATCGTGGTCTCCTCAAATCAACAAAATGTGTCCCATCGGCTATGCCAAAAAATGTTTCATCGGAATTGTATTGACTAGGAGTGAGCAAACTGGACCAAACCAAATCAACctggttggtccggtccttgaggggggcgATGGTATGGTCTCAAGTGATTGGGCAGTCCAATCCTCGGTTCCATGGTAGATGGGATCGGATTGGACAGCCtaatatatacacacacacacacacacacacacacacacacacaattagaaaaaaaatagaaattccacacacacacaattagaaaaaaaatagaaattcttGAAGAACCATTTAACCTAATTTCCCCATCTTTTGCTCGACATTCACTCATCTCCTCTCGCTCGACGCTTGCGTCTCGCCTTCGCAACATAGCTGCGCTTGACGCTCGCTCCTCTTGCCTTCGCCTGCGCTTGTGGTCTCGCCCTTTACTCGTCGCTCTTCTTGCGTCTCGCAGCCTACGGTGAAAGCTATCGCGGCCATCGGCATCGTCGACTCGTCACTTCTCTTGCCGCATCCTCTCTTCGTCTCCATCCTAATTTgatcttttctcattattttaggattataagtacTCATGTGATAGTTGTATGATGGTCATGTTTATGttttattaggttggatggttgagattgaAAGTTATTAGCTTACATccaagggttagatttctataagcagGTGATATTAGCAGTCCCACTAGGACCagaccggaccaccggtcctgGTCTAGCCCGGTCTTCGGTCTCGAAAATTTGGGATCGGGactaccggtccggttccaggttctataTTGGGACCAGACCGGCCCAGACCATGCACACTCCTAAATCGACGATGAAATACCTTTCATATATATCCAAGAAAGATGTTCCactagaattgaattgacgatTACACACCTTTCGAATATGTATGGATCGATGAGTAGCCTGACGAAGAATATGAAGGGCCCTTTGTTGATTTTGAGCAGGAAAGTAAATGATAAAGAATTTAAATGTTAAGACAGGAGATAATTGCGGCCAACCATTTAAATTGCAGAAAAGTAAACATGAAGATAAATTTGCAAGTTCTCCGAGTAATTGGGTGTTTCACAAAAAGTACGATGTGATTATTTAAAACCTACAATCGATAATTACAAACTGCTATTGAATTTAAATTGATAACTTCATAACCctatttgcaaaataaataactCCATAATCTTATTTTGCAGTTAGAAGAAGTCATAACAACACTTATTCATGAGAAGttacaaaaattctaaaataacgGCAATAAATATAATAGCCCAACTATTACGTTTTAGCATGGATTGCGCTGTCTTGATGACTTCTTTAGTTGTTGATGCTCTTGAAATGGCAGACTGTTCTTTTCATATACTACTTCTCCCATCGACTAAACTTTGCTATTATCGACTGAGATTGTCACTTGTCGATTACACCCAAACAATtagaagttttttattttttattgtcaacAATGGCCTGCCAAATTTGGATTAATAAGCCAAATAAGGGTTCCTTTGCATTTTAATAATCTGGAAACCAAAAGGTTATGCCATATGACTAATTCATGCACACAAATTCACTATCAACGGCTAAATTAAATCTTAACCCTATGCTTCTCTCATGCTGCTTTTTTTTATATGTCAAATTACACTAAACCTAGTTGTTCGCTCTTTTCTCAATAAGAaaaatctttcaccgaaattcattcttcgatttttttattaagaggGTTCTATGGCTCAACTATCGAGGAGGTTTCTGGCGAAAACAGGTTGCAAGGCAAATGTAAGGGAATGGATTTGATATAGATTGATTGAATATGGATTTGAGATCAATAAAGATCTAAGTTGCGTTAAAATACTCCTAGAAAAGCAGTAAATAAATGAAACATAAAGTGCTACGAAAGTTAAACTGCAGAGgaaattgagtgtttttttaTATGTGTTCTTGATCTGTTCTCCTTTCTTTCGTTCCTGTATCTTTGTATCTTCTCGCATCGTAATTGCTTAGTCGGTTATCTTTatgttttcaaatcttgaatcttAGCGCCTTCAACAACTTCCCTTTCGCTCACGTCTTTCGCCAAAATTTGATCTTCAACTACCACAATGGCTTCGAATTTAAATCCTTCCAAGTAACTTCCCACGAACTGCTTGTGTCCAGTACCTTTGTCCTGTTAAATAACTTTCCACCATCTGTTTGTGTCCATTACCTTCGTTTCTTGCTCATAACTTCCATGCCGACGTGGCTAACTTGGTTGACTCATGGTTCTCTTTATGCCTGTATCCCTCTATTGCTAGCTTTCTGCTACTTTCGATATGATCCCGGATCTTGCTGAATCTCAGGATTCAATAACCTTATCTCCTGCTTCCCGAATATCGATTTTAACTTTCTTGCCATTTTCGGTAAGCCATGATCAACTTCCTAAACTTTGGGGGAAGTGGTTTATTGCTTTTGATTTATTGACCTTGGGACATGGCAATACTGACTCCCATTAGGTATTTGTGCTTGATattattttggtgtcaacaaatgccccttttaaaagaattaaagaacTTTAATTCTTCtaaatgccaaagaagaaaagtcaCCTACTTTTCGCTTCAACAGCCATTTTGCTGCCTCGTTTCACTCGCTTGCCTTTTCAACCTTTTACACATTAGTCTATATCTATCCATCTGTCCCCACATAATCAGACTTCTTGCATACAAACTAACTTTTGAGTCTCATCTTCTTCATTGCTCTCACAACCTTTCACCTTCTCGACTCTTTGTGACCTTACTCTGTTTATCCAACTTTCATGGTCTCCAAAGCTACCACCTTTTCTGCTTCCAAGGCCTTGGCTCGCtattccgagtgcatttcctcaAAAGATTTTAGAAAGGATCGTCCCCGACTAGACATTTTCAAATCCTTCGAGGACTCTTACATTCTCGGCCCGATGGTCTACAATCATTATTCGGTCCCTGCTAACCTTTCCAATCTTTTTCCACGGTCGCAAGCAGAGGTACTTCCACTTCATCACCCATCTATTCAGGCCTACCACTGGCATGTTAACGTCTTGCGTCATTGGGCCCTCTTTGATTTTGACCCTCCTTCCACCAATGGTATCTTTGTTTCTTGCCTTCCAAAGGTGCTTTATGGGATGAATTTTGGATTCACGACGCCCTGCGTCTTTGTTCTTTTAAGTACCACTTGAATTGGGACCTACTCAATGCTTTGTCTtgtttttggtcttcttctaccaactatttctttttccctttttcaccAATGTCTGTAGCTTTACTCGACATTTACTGTATTATCGGCCTTAGTTCTCTGAACATTAATTCGTATCGGGACCTGCCCTGGGTTCCGTGAGCTTTCTGATTCTGACCTAGCTTATGGTacctttttaaagaaatattttagTGAAGAAGGTGAAGTTACCGATGATGAGCATATTGCTTTCCTGGTCTATTGGTTGTCTAGGTCTATTCTGCTACCTTGTCATTCGCGTGTCTAAGGACTTCCTTGACATCGCCTTTGCTTTAACTTCAGGAGTTAAGTTGGCTCTTTGAAAACTTACTCTTGCTCTTCTTTACAGAAGCTTATCCCATGTTGCTTCTGTCACCTCTTTAGGTGGAGGTGGTGCCTTCGATGGCCCCTTCTGGATCCTGCAAGCTTGGGCAGCTTTTTACTTCCCATCCTTGTTCACAGAAAGCTAGATTGTTCAACCCCTCTCTGCCTACACACTGAACCATCCTGTTTTCCAAACCTTGTGCAGAGACTTGGTTCTCATTCCAGAAGAATTTCTTTCACCTCTTCACTTCTTTTTGTCTCAGCTCTTCTTTTTTGAGGAAGAACAAATctcattttcacattttctttgttCTGCTTTCAAGTGTTACCTTCCTGCTTTTCAGGATGATAAAAGTGATTTTTGGCAAGTTGTACTCACCTCTATCAATCTCCCCATTTGGTTAGCTATCAAAGGGAGGTTCGTTGCTAGCTTTGAAATCTACTCCCCTCAATATTGTGCGAGACAATTTGGGTTGACGTAAGGAGTTCCTGTTCCTGCACTTtataccttttcttttctttctcctaacAAAGTTATCTATAAAATGAGCGATCGGAAGCT contains:
- the LOC115750674 gene encoding RING-H2 finger protein ATL16-like, translated to MLLFLSQHTNREGFLGFFLFGGGDMDLVTKASLIHVSETIPPSASEAATTLAHTPLHNSGTGFPIMAIAIIGILATAFLLLGYYVFVIKCCLNWHRIDLLSRFSLSRRGGRRPEDTLLMYSPAMMEPRGLDDAVIRSIPILQFRSRGGKSRDFGERSFCECAVCLNEFQEDEKLKIIPYCSHVFHIDCIDIWLQNNANCPLCRTSVSSAVAAGLLLPPPRFPPDHIIAPSSTPEETSPYDNGATVGRDEDFVVIELGRPEDAGPEGQSQSQRLRIGRERMQSGGSSSSSLTQAISPSLGKLEKSGLAKKGRARKLHKMTSMGDEFIDIRERDDEFLVQPIRRSISMDSSADRQLFLAVREILRQKREEAVRFSEANDISPQNQEGCSNSSNSSNRVRRTFFSFGHGRVSRSAVQPVCLEP